The Pradoshia eiseniae genome window below encodes:
- a CDS encoding histidine phosphatase family protein — MNTFVYMVRHAESPKEGNERTRGLTEKGNSDVKRVTDILKEEEINIVVSSPYIRSISTVEPLARHIGEEVLIFEDLKERKFYSENNRVSDKELFPLLEKSFSESNFALVGGESNDDCQNRAISVLNELLETFRGEKMVIGTHGIVMTLMMRYFDSTYNLDFLHSTSKPDIYRMEFNEQKLVNVQRLWV, encoded by the coding sequence ATGAATACATTTGTTTATATGGTAAGGCACGCTGAATCACCTAAAGAAGGAAATGAAAGAACAAGAGGGTTGACTGAAAAAGGTAACTCAGATGTCAAACGAGTGACTGACATTTTGAAAGAAGAAGAAATTAATATTGTTGTTTCAAGTCCATATATACGCTCAATTTCAACTGTAGAACCACTAGCTCGACATATAGGAGAGGAAGTTTTAATTTTTGAAGATTTAAAAGAGAGGAAATTCTACTCGGAAAACAACCGGGTATCAGATAAAGAACTGTTTCCACTTTTAGAAAAGTCATTTTCCGAATCCAATTTCGCTTTAGTTGGAGGAGAGTCAAATGATGATTGCCAAAATAGAGCTATAAGTGTCCTAAATGAATTATTAGAAACTTTTAGAGGTGAAAAAATGGTGATAGGTACTCACGGAATTGTTATGACCCTAATGATGAGATATTTCGATAGCACCTATAACTTGGATTTTTTACATAGCACCTCAAAACCTGATATTTATAGAATGGAATTCAATGAACAAAAATTAGTGAATGTACAAAGACTATGGGTGTAA
- the aroD gene encoding type I 3-dehydroquinate dehydratase gives MTTWNIKNMKIGEGIPKIIVPLVGETEEEILEEAAFVRELAPDVVEWRADLYEHVENLDKVKVLLTKLRTIFEKELLLFTFRSHKEGGKKEISDVFYAKLNETAIQTKQIDLIDVELFSKKESIEQLIATANDNAVYVIMSNHDFEKTPSKEEILKRLCQMQDYGAHILKLAVMPRNAGDVLTLLDATYTMKTEYADRPLITMSMAGTGVISRLAGEVFGSDFTFAAGKDASAPGQIPVEELRSVQGTIHKNLTY, from the coding sequence ATGACGACATGGAACATTAAAAACATGAAGATTGGGGAAGGAATCCCAAAGATCATCGTGCCGCTCGTTGGGGAAACAGAGGAAGAAATCCTAGAGGAGGCGGCTTTTGTAAGGGAGCTTGCTCCAGATGTCGTTGAATGGCGAGCCGATCTTTATGAGCATGTCGAAAATCTTGATAAGGTCAAAGTCTTATTGACGAAATTAAGAACTATCTTTGAAAAGGAATTGTTGCTATTCACATTTAGGAGCCATAAAGAAGGCGGGAAGAAAGAAATCAGCGATGTTTTCTATGCAAAACTAAATGAAACGGCCATCCAAACAAAGCAAATTGACTTAATCGATGTTGAATTATTCAGTAAAAAGGAAAGTATTGAACAACTAATTGCAACAGCAAACGATAATGCTGTATACGTCATCATGTCAAATCATGATTTCGAAAAAACCCCTTCGAAGGAGGAAATCCTCAAAAGGCTTTGCCAAATGCAGGATTACGGGGCACATATCCTGAAACTAGCGGTTATGCCGCGAAATGCCGGAGATGTATTAACCTTGCTAGATGCAACCTATACCATGAAAACGGAATATGCAGACCGTCCATTAATCACCATGTCTATGGCAGGAACAGGCGTTATTAGCCGGCTCGCCGGGGAAGTGTTCGGTTCTGACTTCACATTTGCAGCAGGGAAAGATGCATCGGCACCTGGTCAAATTCCTGTAGAAGAGCTGCGTTCCGTGCAAGGAACCATACATAAAAACCTTACATATTAA